The Thunnus albacares chromosome 11, fThuAlb1.1, whole genome shotgun sequence genome contains a region encoding:
- the LOC122992485 gene encoding atypical chemokine receptor 3-like — MSLSTSDLEDLWESLGYLNFSDTFGNISSVDTMTCATAFNRSALLYSMCVLYTFIFIVGLAANALVLWVNIRAPRDSTSRHETHMYITHLAVADLCVCVTLPVWVSSLAQHGHWPFGEVACKLTHLVFSVNLFSSIFFLACMSVDRYLSVTRHGENEGSMCRKLIRPTACVGVWLLALVASLPDTYFLHTVKASHGDTMLCRPVYPEDNPREWMVGVQLSFILLGFVLPFPIIAVFYALLAKAFTRSSSPLSSTLEQERRVSRRVILAYIVVFLGCWGPYHGVLLVDALSQMGLVPLTCGLENLIYVALHLTQCLSLLHCCFNPILYNFINRNYRYDLMKAFIFKYSTTTGLARLIEPSNISEAEYSAVAVDNPPLI; from the coding sequence ATGAGTCTGAGTACCAGTGACCTGGAGGACCTGTGGGAGTCGTTGGGGTATCTCAACTTCTCTGACACCTTTGGCAACATATCAAGCGTGGACACAATGACGTGTGCCACGGCATTCAACCGGAGCGCCTTGCTCTACTCCATGTGTGTCCTCTACACTTTTATCTTCATCGTTGGTCTGGCTGCCAACGCTCTGGTCCTCTGGGTCAATATCCGTGCTCCAAGAGACTCCACCTCTCGCCATGAGACACACATGTACATCACCCACCTGGCAGTTgcagacctgtgtgtgtgcgtcactCTGCCTGTGTGGGTGAGCTCACTGGCCCAGCACGGCCACTGGCCCTTTGGTGAAGTGGCGTGTAAACTCACACACCTTGTGTTCTCCGTCAACCTCTTCAGCAGCATCTTCTTCCTGGCGTGCATGAGTGTAGACCGCTACCTAAGTGTGACGCGGCACGGAGAAAACGAGGGAAGCATGTGCAGGAAGCTAATCCGCCCCACAGCATGTGTGGGGGTGTGGCTTCTGGCTCTGGTGGCCTCCTTGCCAGATACTTACTTCCTGCATACTGTGAAGGCATCGCATGGGGACACCATGCTGTGCAGGCCTGTGTACCCAGAGGACAACCCCAGGGAGTGGATGGTGGGAGTGCAGCTGAGCTTCATCCTGCTGGGCTTTGTTCTCCCCTTCCCAATTATCGCAGTGTTCTACGCCCTGCTAGCCAAAGCTTTCACTCGCTCGTCTTCTCCTTTATCTTCCACATTAGAGCAGGAGCGACGTGTGAGCCGCAGGGTGATCCTGGCTTATATCGTGGTTTTCCTGGGCTGCTGGGGGCCGTACCATGGCGTCCTCCTGGTTGATGCTCTCTCTCAGATGGGTCTGGTGCCTCTGACCTGTGGCCTGGAGAATTTGATCTATGTGGCCTTACACCTCACCCAGTGCCTGTCCTTGCTCCACTGCTGTTTCAATCCCATCCTCTACAACTTCATCAACAGAAACTACCGTTATGACCTCATGAAGGCCTTCATCTTTAAATACTCCACGACGACAGGCTTGGCACGCCTCATTGAGCCTTCCAACATATCTGAGGCTGAGTACTCTGCCGTAGCTGTAGACAACCCACCGCTGATCTGA